Below is a window of Alphaproteobacteria bacterium DNA.
CGGCATAGAGCCCATTTGGTTCAATGTTTAAGGTTTTATCCAAATATTGGCCTACTTCATAGGGTGAGAACTTGTAAACGGTCATTTTTTCGATTTCTTCAGGAAATTGTTCCAAGATTCCTGGAGGGGAAATCAAGATAATAGAGGTGCTTTCAGCTGTTTCAGAAGATTTCTTTTGGAAATTTTTAATGGTTTGAGATATTTCTTTTTCTATAACTTTCGACATTTCTTTCGTAGGCAGCTGTGTTGAGATGGGGGACACTTTATGAAAAGTGAAGCCCCCTCTATTGCTGACAATCGTGCAGAGTCCATCTGATTCCAACAGACTTACCAAGAAAATTAGGGGAGGTTCTGAAAGTTGCATTTTTGAGAATAGAAAACTTCCCAAATCTTGAGATTCAAGGGGAAGGAGCCCTGAAGAAAGTATGGGAAGATTCGGTTTTTCATTTAAGGGAGGGATGGCAGCGAGTATATATTGTTGTTTGTTTTTAAAGGAAAACTTAGAAATACGAGTAGCTCTTGAGAGATATTGGGGACCAAATTCCAATGTTAACTGTTGCTTAATGACTTTTTTATAATGCCAATAGGAAAAGAGGGATTTAGGAGCGGGGAGTGTTACGAGTTTATATTGCAGCTCAGCTCCATTCATTAATAGTTGCACAGGATATTTCTTGTGGGGTGTGGGATTTAAATTATCGTTGTCTGGTTTTGTATTAAATGGCCCGTCCCTTAAAGTTCCATTTAAAGACGCGTGAGGAGGAAAGAGTAGTTTCCTCTTACTTTTCGTAATGAGAACATTTTTGAGCTGTCCTAGAATAATAGTTTGAAGTCCCTTCATGATACCTCAAGATTCAACAAGTTTTCATAAAGGGGTATGAAAAAGGCAACCACCACCCAACCCAAAATTGCACCAACTAAAAGAGTCAAAAGAGGACCCACTGATTTGAGGGATTTGTTTAACTGATTTTGAATAATTTGTTGATAGCGCTCACAGGAAACTTCCAATGCTTCAGAAAGAGCTCCAGTATTTTCTCCTAGCTGGATCATTCGTAGGTCAAAGGATGAGAAGAGTTGTGTTTTTTCAAAGGCGCGCGCAATAGGTATTCCCGTTTCGATCCACAGGGGGATTTTGTTTAGTTGCTCTTGGAGAAAGAGGTTGGTTACGGGAAGGGATGCAAGGGAAAAGCACTTTAATATATTGATTTTGTTAAGAAACAATAAGTTGAATCCATATAAAAAGCGATAGAGATGAATATTTTTAGTCAGAGGACCAATAAGGGGAACTTTAAGTTTCAGTTGGTCAATCTTTCTGTGAAATTTGGGATCCATTTTTTTTGCTGTAACGATGAAGAGCAGGGCACCCATGAGGGAAAACAGCAAGTTATAACCCCATTCTTGAAGGAAAACAGTGCCAAAAATAAGAGCTTGTGTTGTGCCAGAGGGAGTTTGGTTCAACATGGATAAGAACTGCATGAGTGGAGGTGAGAGATAATGTGTCAAGAAAATGATGAGTCCAGA
It encodes the following:
- a CDS encoding type II secretion system F family protein; amino-acid sequence: MTLFRYKALTKTGYVKTGLLYAHNRHELRRILEKVGLFPISFNDWSIPSIFGKHLTSARKKRLFLIEMCFHLTHMLRADVGLDKALWEVFQHDKSSPFAPTCHSLYVDICSGILFSQACAKHPQLFDQVWVNLLKISEETGRYETALTQLSQHLKWVENVVQQLIAAVRYPIYLLILLSGLIIFLTHYLSPPLMQFLSMLNQTPSGTTQALIFGTVFLQEWGYNLLFSLMGALLFIVTAKKMDPKFHRKIDQLKLKVPLIGPLTKNIHLYRFLYGFNLLFLNKINILKCFSLASLPVTNLFLQEQLNKIPLWIETGIPIARAFEKTQLFSSFDLRMIQLGENTGALSEALEVSCERYQQIIQNQLNKSLKSVGPLLTLLVGAILGWVVVAFFIPLYENLLNLEVS